A portion of the Carya illinoinensis cultivar Pawnee chromosome 11, C.illinoinensisPawnee_v1, whole genome shotgun sequence genome contains these proteins:
- the LOC122282191 gene encoding uncharacterized protein LOC122282191 — MTDYMEALKEPTTSNGKAPARNLTWSRLDAEGFKVNWDSAINSREGKIGIGVLVRDHQGRVIGALHANNPLKGSPFDAEAYGVLLTAIFCRELGLKSIYLEGDAKQVVDLLKNHKLNWSLGGCLIGDARQLLNEYSLWSVSHVLREANSAAHYLAKDALLCSEDLYDIEVCPSCICTIVTKEMLYTL, encoded by the coding sequence ATGACAGACTATATGGAGGCACTCAAAGAACCAACAACTTCCAATGGCAAGGCCCCAGCAAGGAATCTCACCTGGTCAAGACTTGATGCTGAAGGCTTCAAAGTCAACTGGGACTCAGCTATTAACTCAAGGGAAGGAAAAATAGGCATAGGAGTTCTTGTCAGAGACCATCAAGGTCGGGTCATTGGAGCCCTTCATGCAAACAATCCCCTAAAAGGATCTCCCTTTGATGCTGAAGCATATGGGGTACTCTTAACAGCAATTTTTTGTAGAGAGCTTGGCCTGAAAAGTATCTACTTAGAGGGGGATGCAAAACAAGTGGTGGACCTGTTGAAGAATCACAAACTGAATTGGAGTCTAGGTGGATGCCTCATTGGAGATGCAAGACAGCTACTTAATGAATATAGCCTCTGGTCTGTATCACATGTTCTTCGGGAGGCTAATTCAGCAGCTCACTATCTAGCGAAAGATGCTCTTTTGTGCTCTGAAGATCTTTATGACATAGAAGTGTGTCCATCATGTATTTGTACTATAGTTACCAAGGAAATGTTGTATACTCTCtag
- the LOC122280557 gene encoding probable LRR receptor-like serine/threonine-protein kinase At1g74360 has translation MSDEETDSWSAALIIFLILISGVLLVSGDSLSTDRDVLLQLKSFLEDNNKVNRGRYSEWNIGSSNTSAYPCNWAGITCSHTNGTEARVTGIKISDSYIAGEIFGNFSSLTELTHLDLSRNTLGGVIHSDLGRCQNLVHLNLSHNILSGELMNLTGLSNLEKLDLSVNRFSGEVRMSIPVSCDNLIVMNISANNFTGTINGSFFDGCSKLQYLDLNLNKLTGELWNGFARLLDFSVSENQLSGHVLSSMFIDNCSLHFLDLSENGFVGEFPREISKCRNLVILNLSDNNFTGQIPAELGSILSLEALYLGSNKFSRKIPDSLLNLTKLTFLDLSKNNFQGNIQENLGKFIQVKFLLLHGNSFTGGIISSGILKLPNILRLDLSQNYFSSPLPVEISPVSSLNFLILAYNQFSGAIPPEFGNLSSLQALDLSFNNLTGSIPPTLGKLSSLLWLMLANNSLTGEIPPELGNCTSLLWLNLANNQLSGKIPLELTKIGSNPTPTFESNKRESERIIAGSGECLAMKRWIPADFTPFSFVYALLTRKSCRSLWDRLLQGNGLFQICAPGSSVQTLQISGYVQLSGNCLSGEIPEDIGKMQNFSMLHLGINELYGKLPPQIGQMPLVVLNVSRNKLSGEIPTKIGDITCLLTLDLSFNNFSGTFPASLGKLTNLNKFNISYNPFISGTIPSTGQLATLEKESYLGDPFLQLPDFMNNHTAMSPERKDGRPKRPTKLAGILVFLAIILAFLIYIWMIGCGQTARWNSSGGACRGVLLRISG, from the exons ATGTCAGATGAGGAAACTGATTCATGGTCTGCTGCgttaatcattttcttaatcttgatctcag GTGTACTGCTTGTTTCTGGAGATTCTCTGAGCACAGACAGAGATGTTCTTCTCCAACTAAAATCATTTCTTGAAGACAACAATAAGGTAAACCGAGGACGATACTCGGAGTGGAACATTGGGAGCTCAAATACTTCAGCCTACCCATGCAATTGGGCGGGAATAACATGCAGTCATACTAACGGCACAGAGGCAAGGGTAACGGGCATCAAAATCTCCGACAGCTACATTGCCGGCGAGATATTCGGGAACTTTTCATCTCTAACCGAGCTCACCCACCTCGACCTCTCCAGAAACACTCTTGGCGGAGTGATCCACAGCGACTTGGGTCGGTGCCAGAACCTCGTTCATCTCAATTTGTCCCACAACATCCTCAGCGGAGAGCTCATGAACCTGACCGGATTGAGCAACTTGGAGAAGCTTGATTTGTCCGTCAACAGGTTTAGCGGGGAGGTACGGATGAGCATACCGGTAAGTTGCGACAACTTGATTGTGATGAATATATCGGCGAATAATTTCACCGGCACAATCAATGGAAGCTTCTTCGATGGATGCTCGAAGTTGCAGTACTTGGATTTGAACTTGAACAAGTTAACTGGGGAGTTATGGAATGGTTTTGCGAGGCTGCTAGACTTCTCTGTCTCAGAAAACCAACTCAGCGGGCATGTATTGTCGTCCATGTTCATTGATAACTGTAGCCTGCACTTTTTAGACCTGTCGGAAAATGGTTTTGTCGGGGAGTTTCCAAGGGAAATATCAAAGTGTCGAAATTTGGTTATCTTGAATCTGTCAGACAACAATTTCACAGGGCAGATACCGGCTGAGCTGGGATCCATTTTGAGTCTTGAAGCATTGTACTTGGGATCCAACAAATTTTCCCGTAAGATCCCTGATTCGCTTCTGAATTTGACTAAATTGACCTTCTTGGATTTGAGCAAGAACAATTTCCAGGGTAATATACAGGAAAATTTGGGAAAATTTATACAGGTTAAATTTCTTCTGCTGCATGGGAATTCATTCACCGGCGGGATAATTTCGTCTGGAATTCTGAAGCTACCTAATATTTTAAGATTAGACCTGAGCCAAAACTACTTTTCAAGTCCTCTTCCAGTTGAAATTAGTCCTGTGTCAAGTTTGAATTTCTTGATCCTTGCTTACAACCAGTTTTCGGGTGCCATTCCACCGGAATTCGGAAACTTGTCAAGCCTACAAGCCCTTGACCTTTCTTTTAACAATCTAACTGGATCAATTCCTCCCACTCTTGGAAAGCTGAGCTCACTCTTATGGTTGATGCTAGCTAACAATTCACTAACAGGTGAAATTCCGCCTGAGTTGGGAAATTGCACAAGCTTGTTATGGTTAAATCTTGCCAACAACCAGCTTTCCGGGAAAATACCGCTCGAATTGACGAAAATCGGTAGCAACCCCACGCCTACTTTCGAATCGAATAAACGGGAAAGTGAACGGATTATTGCAGGATCAGGAGAGTGTTTGGCAATGAAAAGGTGGATTCCAGCAGACTTCACTCCTTTCAGTTTTGTGTATGCCCTCCTCACAAGGAAGAGTTGCAGAAGCCTATGGGATAGGTTACTTCAAGGAAATGGCCTTTTCCAGATATGTGCACCCGGTTCATCAGTCCAGACCTTACAAATCTCCGGTTATGTTCAACTAAGTGGGAATTGTCTTTCAGGTGAGATCCCAGAGGATATAGGCAAGATGCAGAATTTCAGTATGTTGCATCTGGGCATCAATGAGCTCTATGGAAAACTACCTCCTCAGATTGGACAGATGCCTCTTGTAGTCTTGAACGTCTCTAGGAACAAGCTTTCTGGTGAAATCCCTACGAAAATCGGTGACATTACATGCCTGCTAACATTGGATTTGTCTTTCAATAATTTCTCTGGCACTTTCCCGGCGAGCTTGGGCAAGTTAACTAACCTGAACAAGTTCAACATCTCCTACAATCCATTTATCTCTGGCACAATTCCATCAACTGGGCAATTAGCAACTTTGGAGAAGGAGTCCTATCTCGGTGACCCCTTCTTGCAACTTCCAGATTTTATGAACAATCATACAGCCATGTCTCCTGAGAGAAAGGATGGGAGGCCCAAGAGGCCTACAAAGTTGGCTGGAATCTTGGTGTTCCTAGCTATAATATTGGctttcttaatatatatttggatGATTGGATGCGGACAAACTGCAAGATGGAATTCTTCTGGAGGAGCTTGTCGTGGAGTGCTGCTGCGTATCAGTGGCTGA